From one Streptomyces sp. NBC_01478 genomic stretch:
- a CDS encoding ATP-binding protein, whose protein sequence is MNGPALQERPSASASWRIALPHTAAAVPVARALVRTALSEVKYTADSDTAELLTAELVANAVEHTAGDAPIELVVELLPTGCQVEVHDPDPEPPGSLTKPVVEEPDPWQEHGRGLLLIRALSSSCGHRPTESGKAVWFRLPVVPRQWRPAG, encoded by the coding sequence ATGAACGGACCCGCCTTGCAAGAACGCCCTTCCGCCTCCGCCTCCTGGCGCATCGCACTGCCGCACACCGCCGCGGCCGTGCCGGTGGCCCGCGCACTGGTCCGTACGGCTCTGTCCGAGGTGAAGTACACGGCCGACAGCGACACCGCGGAGCTGCTGACGGCGGAGCTGGTCGCGAACGCGGTGGAGCACACCGCCGGTGACGCCCCCATAGAGCTCGTGGTCGAGCTGCTGCCCACCGGCTGCCAGGTCGAGGTGCACGATCCCGACCCGGAGCCGCCCGGAAGCCTGACGAAGCCCGTCGTCGAGGAGCCCGACCCCTGGCAGGAGCACGGGCGCGGCCTGCTGCTGATCCGCGCCCTCAGCTCGTCGTGCGGCCACCGCCCCACCGAGTCGGGCAAGGCGGTGTGGTTCAGGCTGCCCGTCGTACCGCGGCAGTGGCGTCCGGCGGGATAG
- a CDS encoding sulfate adenylyltransferase subunit 1 has product MSTTTIDTLRFATAGSVDDGKSTLVGRLLHDSKSVLTDQLEAVQRVSADRGQDAPDLALLTDGLRAEREQGITIDVAYRYFATPRRRFILADTPGHVQYTRNMVTGASTAELAIVLIDARNGVVEQTLRHAAVAGLLRVPHVVLAVNKMDLVGYEQAVFERIVEEFAGHAAELGLPSFTPIPVSALVGDNVVDRSARMDWYEGPALLEFLEDVPVGADPSDAPARFPVQYVIRDGEVRWYAGQLVSGSLRVGDRVTVHPSGEVSEITGISVLGTEAGAAYAPQSVSLRLADQRDVSRGDMITTGADAPALTQDVRAAVCHLADRPLRVGDRVLLRHTTRTVKAIVKDLGGAAELTANDLGRITLRTAEPLALDDYAVSRRTGAFLVIDPADGATLTAGMADLS; this is encoded by the coding sequence ATGAGCACGACCACCATCGACACGCTGCGGTTCGCGACGGCCGGTTCGGTCGACGACGGCAAGTCCACGCTCGTAGGACGGCTGTTGCACGACTCCAAGTCGGTGCTGACCGACCAACTCGAAGCCGTGCAGCGGGTGTCGGCCGACCGCGGCCAGGACGCGCCCGACCTCGCGCTGCTCACCGACGGACTGCGCGCCGAGCGCGAGCAGGGCATCACCATCGACGTGGCGTACCGCTACTTCGCCACCCCCCGCAGGCGGTTCATCCTCGCCGACACCCCGGGCCATGTGCAGTACACCCGCAACATGGTCACCGGCGCCTCCACCGCCGAGCTGGCGATCGTCCTGATCGACGCGCGCAACGGTGTCGTGGAGCAGACCCTGCGGCATGCCGCCGTGGCCGGGCTGCTGCGGGTGCCGCATGTGGTGCTGGCCGTCAACAAGATGGACCTCGTCGGGTACGAGCAGGCGGTGTTCGAGCGGATCGTCGAGGAATTCGCGGGCCACGCCGCCGAGTTGGGGCTGCCGTCCTTCACGCCGATCCCGGTGTCGGCGCTGGTCGGCGACAACGTCGTGGACCGTTCGGCGCGCATGGACTGGTACGAGGGCCCGGCCCTGCTGGAGTTCCTGGAGGACGTCCCGGTCGGCGCGGACCCGTCGGACGCACCGGCCCGGTTCCCGGTCCAGTACGTCATCCGTGACGGTGAAGTCCGTTGGTACGCGGGCCAGTTGGTGTCCGGCTCGCTGCGGGTCGGGGACCGGGTGACGGTGCATCCCTCGGGCGAGGTCTCCGAGATCACCGGGATCTCCGTGCTCGGCACCGAGGCCGGGGCGGCGTACGCGCCGCAGTCGGTCAGCCTGCGGCTCGCGGACCAGCGGGACGTGTCGCGCGGCGACATGATCACCACCGGCGCCGACGCGCCCGCGCTCACCCAGGACGTCCGGGCCGCCGTCTGCCATCTGGCCGACCGGCCGCTGCGGGTCGGCGACCGGGTGCTGCTGCGGCACACGACCCGTACGGTCAAGGCGATCGTCAAGGACCTCGGCGGTGCGGCCGAGCTGACCGCGAACGACCTGGGCCGGATCACCCTGCGCACCGCCGAGCCGCTCGCGCTCGACGACTACGCGGTGTCCCGCCGTACGGGCGCGTTCCTGGTGATCGACCCGGCGGACGGCGCGACGCTCACGGCGGGCATGGCCGACCTGAGCTGA
- the cysD gene encoding sulfate adenylyltransferase subunit CysD, which yields MTFALSHLDALESEAVHIFREVAGEFERPVILFSGGKDSIVMLHLALKAFAPAPVPFSLLHVDTGHNFPEVLEYRDRVVAAHGLRLHVASVQDYIDRGVLRERPDGTRNPLQTVPLTEKIQSERFDAVFGGGRRDEEKARAKERVFSLRDEFSQWDPRRQRPELWNLYNGRHAPGEHVRVFPLSNWTELDVWQYIDREGIELPDIYFAHYREVFARGGMWLTAGEWGGPKADETVEKRQVRYRTVGDMSCTGAVDSDAVTLEQVITEIAASRVTERGATRADDKLSEAAMEDRKREGYF from the coding sequence GTGACCTTCGCCCTCTCGCACCTGGACGCGCTTGAGTCCGAGGCGGTGCACATCTTCCGTGAGGTGGCGGGTGAGTTCGAGCGGCCGGTGATCCTCTTCTCCGGCGGCAAGGACTCCATCGTCATGCTGCACCTCGCCCTGAAGGCGTTCGCGCCCGCGCCGGTGCCCTTCTCCCTGCTGCATGTGGACACCGGACACAACTTCCCCGAAGTCCTTGAGTACCGGGACCGCGTGGTGGCCGCACATGGACTGCGGCTCCATGTGGCCTCCGTACAGGACTACATCGACCGCGGTGTGCTGCGCGAACGTCCCGACGGGACCCGTAATCCGCTCCAGACCGTGCCGCTCACCGAGAAGATCCAGTCCGAGCGCTTTGACGCCGTGTTCGGTGGCGGTCGCAGGGACGAGGAGAAGGCCCGCGCCAAGGAGCGGGTGTTCAGCCTTCGTGACGAGTTCTCGCAGTGGGACCCGCGTCGGCAGCGGCCCGAGCTGTGGAATCTCTACAACGGGCGGCACGCGCCCGGCGAGCACGTCCGAGTGTTCCCGCTGTCCAACTGGACCGAGCTCGACGTCTGGCAGTACATCGACCGCGAGGGCATCGAGCTGCCCGACATCTACTTCGCCCACTACCGCGAGGTGTTCGCGCGCGGCGGCATGTGGCTGACCGCCGGTGAGTGGGGCGGCCCGAAGGCGGACGAGACCGTCGAGAAGCGGCAGGTCCGGTACCGGACCGTCGGGGACATGTCCTGCACGGGGGCGGTCGACTCGGACGCGGTGACGCTGGAGCAGGTCATCACCGAGATCGCCGCCTCCCGGGTCACCGAGCGGGGCGCGACGCGTGCCGACGACAAGCTGTCCGAGGCCGCGATGGAAGACCGCAAGCGCGAGGGGTACTTCTAA
- the cysC gene encoding adenylyl-sulfate kinase, with translation MTTTARAHGATVWLTGLPSAGKTTIARHLGERLKAEGHRVEILDGDEVRRFLSAGLGFSREDRNTNVQRIGLVSEVLARNGVLSVVPVIAPYADSREAVRKRHQASGTPYIEVHVAAPVEVCSERDVKGLYARQAAGALTGLTGVDDPYEPPTDPALTLPTQTQSPQESADAVYAVLSERGLV, from the coding sequence ATGACCACCACGGCACGGGCTCACGGAGCCACCGTCTGGCTCACCGGACTGCCGAGCGCGGGTAAGACGACGATCGCCAGACATCTCGGGGAGCGCCTCAAGGCCGAGGGACATCGCGTGGAGATCCTCGACGGCGACGAGGTACGCCGCTTCCTCTCGGCCGGCCTCGGCTTCTCCCGCGAGGACCGCAACACCAATGTGCAGCGCATCGGCCTGGTCTCCGAGGTGCTCGCGCGCAACGGCGTCCTCTCCGTCGTCCCGGTCATCGCGCCGTACGCCGACAGCCGCGAGGCCGTCCGCAAGCGCCACCAGGCGAGCGGCACGCCGTACATCGAGGTGCATGTCGCGGCGCCCGTGGAGGTGTGCAGCGAGCGCGACGTGAAGGGCCTCTACGCCCGCCAGGCCGCGGGCGCGCTGACCGGCCTGACCGGTGTCGACGACCCGTACGAGCCGCCCACCGACCCGGCGCTCACGCTGCCCACGCAGACGCAGAGCCCGCAGGAGTCTGCGGACGCGGTGTACGCGGTGCTGTCCGAGCGGGGGCTGGTGTGA
- a CDS encoding PaaX family transcriptional regulator yields MINVSDQPAPRSLIVTLYGAYGRFVPGPVPVAELIRLLAAAGVDAPSVRSSVSRLKRRGLLLPARTAQGAAGYELSPEARQLLDDGDRRIYATTPSDDEGWVLAVFSVPESERQKRHVLRSRLSALGFGTAAPGVWIAPARLYEETRHILGRLRLDPYVDFFRGEHLGFAATAEAVARWWDLPAIADRHRAFLDRHARVLHAWEQRADTPPEDAYRDYLLALDSWRHLPYADPGLPASLLPGDWPGARSAEVFRALHERLRDAGAVFAGVRPQSS; encoded by the coding sequence ATGATCAACGTGTCCGACCAGCCTGCTCCACGGTCTCTCATCGTCACGCTCTACGGCGCCTACGGCCGCTTCGTGCCCGGCCCTGTTCCGGTCGCGGAACTGATCCGGCTCCTGGCCGCGGCCGGCGTCGACGCACCCTCGGTGCGCTCGTCGGTGTCCCGCCTCAAACGGCGCGGGCTGCTCCTGCCCGCCCGTACGGCACAGGGCGCCGCCGGCTACGAACTCTCGCCCGAGGCGCGGCAGTTGCTCGACGACGGAGACCGGCGTATCTACGCGACCACCCCCTCGGACGACGAGGGCTGGGTGCTCGCGGTGTTCTCCGTCCCCGAGTCCGAGCGCCAGAAGCGGCACGTCCTGCGCTCCCGGCTGTCCGCCCTCGGCTTCGGCACCGCCGCCCCCGGCGTGTGGATCGCGCCCGCCCGGCTGTACGAGGAGACCCGGCACATCCTCGGGCGGCTGCGGCTCGACCCGTACGTGGACTTCTTCCGCGGCGAGCACCTCGGCTTCGCGGCGACCGCCGAGGCCGTCGCCCGCTGGTGGGACCTGCCCGCGATCGCCGACCGGCACCGGGCGTTCCTGGACCGGCACGCGCGCGTGCTGCACGCCTGGGAGCAGCGCGCGGACACCCCGCCCGAGGACGCGTACCGCGACTACCTCCTCGCCCTGGACTCCTGGCGCCATCTCCCCTACGCCGACCCCGGACTGCCCGCGAGCCTGCTCCCCGGGGACTGGCCGGGCGCCCGCTCGGCGGAGGTGTTCCGGGCGCTGCACGAGCGGCTGCGGGACGCGGGGGCGGTGTTCGCGGGGGTGCGCCCGCAGTCGTCGTAG
- a CDS encoding DUF5999 family protein — MCSHQSSCPVTDTDTTTPHIVSAHPEQGWTLLCDGAIVFDDLGAVLPDGRIVAPHRVPADQLAVAA, encoded by the coding sequence ATGTGTTCCCACCAGTCCTCGTGCCCCGTGACCGACACCGACACGACCACCCCGCACATCGTCTCCGCCCACCCCGAGCAGGGCTGGACGCTGCTGTGCGACGGCGCGATCGTCTTCGACGACCTGGGCGCCGTACTGCCCGACGGCCGGATCGTCGCCCCGCACCGGGTGCCGGCGGACCAACTCGCCGTCGCCGCCTGA
- a CDS encoding DUF6299 family protein produces MSLRSVLGSAAGAALLLLAAAPGATASAAPYETVTVDPAGSIAPDGTVTLSGTYRCLGNSGAAFVSSSVSQGDPSVRHGIGGTRAVCDGMEHAWQNSGKPSSDPVAPGAARVEATVMELSSGGGLPLPRFHAVRDQDVTLTES; encoded by the coding sequence ATGTCCCTGCGTTCCGTCCTCGGTTCGGCGGCCGGTGCCGCGCTGCTTCTGCTGGCCGCCGCCCCCGGCGCGACCGCGTCCGCCGCCCCGTACGAGACGGTGACGGTCGACCCCGCGGGCAGCATCGCCCCGGACGGCACCGTCACCCTCTCCGGCACCTACCGCTGTCTCGGCAACTCCGGTGCCGCTTTTGTCAGTTCCTCCGTCTCCCAGGGCGACCCCTCGGTCCGGCACGGCATCGGCGGCACCCGCGCGGTCTGCGACGGCATGGAGCACGCCTGGCAGAACTCGGGCAAGCCCTCGTCCGACCCGGTCGCTCCCGGCGCTGCCCGGGTCGAGGCCACGGTGATGGAACTGTCCTCCGGCGGCGGCCTGCCGCTGCCGCGCTTCCACGCCGTGCGGGACCAGGACGTCACCCTCACGGAGAGCTGA